In a single window of the Nicotiana tomentosiformis chromosome 10, ASM39032v3, whole genome shotgun sequence genome:
- the LOC138900387 gene encoding uncharacterized mitochondrial protein AtMg00810-like — protein MGIEVAQSSSGIVISQRKCALDILEETGMTGCRPVDTVMNSNSKLLPRLGESLSDPTRYRRLVVKLNYLTVTRLDISFPMSVVSRFMNSPCDSHWDAVVRIFWYIKSAPGKGLLFEDQGHEKIVGYSDADWAELPSNRHSTSGYCVLEGGNLVS, from the coding sequence atgggtattgaggtcgctcagtctagctcaggtattgtgatCTCACAGCGGAAGtgtgccttagacattcttgaggagacaggaATGACAGGTTGTAGACCTGTTGACACTGTGATGAATtcgaattctaaacttctgccaAGACTGGGGGAGTCGCTTAGCGATCCTACAAGATATAGGCGGCTGGTTgttaaattaaattatctcacagtgactagacttGATATTTCCTTTCCTATGAGCGTTGTAAGTCGGTTTATGAATTCTccatgtgatagtcattgggatgcagttgtccgcattttttggtatataaaatcggctccaggcaaagggttatTGTTTGAGGATCAAGGCCATGAGAAGatcgttggatactcagatgctgattgggcagaaTTACCTTCTAATAGGcattctacgtctggatattgtgttttagaaggaggcaatttggtgtCTTAG